In the genome of Arachis hypogaea cultivar Tifrunner chromosome 9, arahy.Tifrunner.gnm2.J5K5, whole genome shotgun sequence, the window ACTGGCTTGTTTAAATTATGGGTTTAAAGTTATGTTGATATCTGCCTATGAATGTCGCCGATTACAAAGGAAGATGGTAGAATCTTGTCTTAGATATACAAACATGATCATAGAAACGTTGTGGAGGCTCTGATTACTAATTAGGAGAGTGGATTAGATGGGGGTAGTTCAGTagttagaggttgagggagagttAAGAAAAATTTAAGAGGGAAATTATTAAAATATGTTTATAAATAAATGGTTTAAAGACATATATGATCTATGAGGTGGCACTGTGGCCTTGCTTGATCCATATAATTGAACTCGGCTTAGTTGTTAATATTTTTGTCATCTGTATTATGCAAGGCAAAATGTGAGTTTGGAGCAAAAATGATAGTTTGATTTGTTTTAAGTTTAAATTCATTGTTGGTCTTTCACCTAAAATATTAAGCTTTTTGGATTGAGTGATTCTTTAATTACTTATGCTATGTTTGATATGTGCATAAAACTTTTACCTGCATGTATACAAGATTGAAGAGGAGTCAATATTAATAGGTTAATATTGTTTAATGGCAGCAGCATCTTGGCATTCTTCTACCAGTTCAATATTAAACAGATTTGGATTTCATAAAGCGGTCTCAACAACTACAAATCCAACCAATTCTGTTCCTGAAGATATCGAAACCAACGAAGCTGACGGCGCAGAGTCTAGTTCAAGTCTGGATAATGTTTCTACATTGATGAGCATCAATAAGAACCCTGCAGTAAAGTTTTCTGCTACCTCAAATTTGAAAGCATCGTCGAGGCATGATCTCGCTATGATCTTCACATGCAAAGTCTGCGAAACAAGATCCGTCAAGACAGTTTGTCGAGAGTCATACGAGAAAGGCGTGGTGGTGGCGAGATGTGGAGGGTGTAATAACCTTCACTTGATTGCAGATCGTCTTGGATGGTTTGGTGAGCCAGGAAGCATAGAGGACTACCTTGCTGCGCAAGGAGAAgaagttaagaaaggttcaattgaTACACTGAATCTCACACTGGAAGATATAGCTGGAAAGAAGCCTTAAGAAGGTAAATTTTGCCAAATACACTGCCAAGATTAGTGTAGTTGATGAGACTTTAAAAGGGTAAAGAAGTGTAACTATAGATAGTTTCTGAAATCGCAATTCTTCTGTCTTATGGTTTTCATTGTATTAAAAAGTGTCATATTCAATGTTACTCTTATTTTCATCTATTATTCTCGCTGCCAATTGCAGGGATGTTTTTTGTTTTGAGATCATCATGATTAGCTTGCCTAGATTCTTGGCATTGTTTAGTTTGAACTGTTGGGCTTAATCTAATGTAGATTTGAGGAGTTAAGCTCTAAAATGGTCTCTGAAATTGGTGTCGTAGGATTGATAAAAGTGCACCATGTTAGTCTCCGACTTATTTTTTGTTAAGGACGTGATGACATAGCTTGATGATGTGGAACTATTAGTGGCACGTGtcacttaggtagcgtttggtggagagacagagacgaaaagactgagattgagagacagagactaagagacaggaattaaaataaatctcagtattctgtttggtgcaaaatgggagacatgaattgaaacaagaatgaaattctaatttaatttgcacaaaggataaaattggaattaattaattaaaataaaagtattttaggtataaaatgttattaaagtttcagttttcatctctaaaaatttcagtcccctatgtccctactttttggaggtactgaaatactgaaattttagagacagagacagaaattttagtacccgTCTCTAAACTAACGAatacgatactgagtctcagtctctcagtctctgtctcagtacctcaaaacgaACACTACCTTaatgatttggccacgtgtaatggtatgatgatatGTTAACTAGTGACATGTGGCATGTCGACGTGGACGATTGTatcacgtgtcacaatgttatttgaccacgtgtcgcaacagtatgTGTCTATGTGTCATTTGTTATGTCATCAACgtagatgcaccaaattagtttTTGATTTTACATTAAATGATTCATTTTAGTTCCTAAAATCGAATGTCTTGCACTAaactaaaatgagtcatttatgctatgtttgtttgagtggaaaatggaaggaaagaaaagggaggaaagaaaataggaagaaaaatgattatttttcattgtttggtTGGAGAAGAAAATTGAGCGAAAAgaaaatagatagaaaaaaaagtcccaccaattttttttctctccaacattggaaagaaaatggagagaaaactaATGTTTCTCTATCTACTTCCAATACTACCCGTTCacttttttcaatatatattataatatagggATAAGAttgtctttttataacatttctttccttcttattttccttccaaccaaacacatctaaaaaaaataaaaatccactcagtttctttcctttcttttctttcctttctatttctttcctttcaACCAAACATAGCCTTAATGCAAAATAATACACAAAATCAACTAGAGTAAAATTCTAATAAACATacacttttaataaaatataaaattatactaTATTATATGTGGTTAATaatcaaaattattcttaaataatCTTGTATACATCAATTTGGTCTTGCACATTTTAAATTGGTTCTCAAAAAGACATAACAATAAATTAAGTTGATCTTTTCATCTGATAATAATTTAACTCAGAATTAtatctttcaaaaattaattttaaagtcattaatattttaaagaccAAATTAACATAGCCATACATCTCTCATTTAGAATTATTTTGAacttgagtttaattttgatgtactgacagtataaaatattttatataatcgtaCAATCACATCTGTTCTTTTGGATAACTATTCATGTGGTCaatataaaaagtagttatttttattaatatgatattacataattaaatgcACGTGTTAAATTACTTTAAACTGATAGtgctcaaaattaaattcttttaaactTTAAGTTTTGACTATTAACCCATAATATATAATTTCGAATAGAGCTaagttaatttgaattataactcgAGCTtagccaaataataataataataataataataataataataataataataataaatttttaaaaattaacgaACTATAATTTAAATAGTATAATTTTTCATATTCATCTAAAGATTGTGAATTTGATTTTCGCTTttaactttagaaaaaaaaaggtaaatttctaaaaaaattttagtcaaatactttaatttttaataaattttaattattaaattaatttttaaaattttattttattacacaATCTCCATATCATATTATTtgtctttataaaaaaattaatttaaaaattaaaaaaaaataaaaatcattataTTGTTATTAAATAACGACAAAAAttagtcaaaaaaaaaaatttaatttatctaattttttaatcaaaattaaatagcagaatttgtctaataaaataaaaaatttaaaactaatttagaCATTAAAATTTAGTGATAATTAAATCATCTTTAGCATCGATTTGGGAAATTACTCAAGTATCACTTTCTATGAA includes:
- the LOC112712648 gene encoding uncharacterized protein isoform X2, which translates into the protein MAASKMVLRRFFSSFQSRQHPPNLINLQASWHSSTSSILNRFGFHKAVSTTTNPTNSVPEDIETNEADGAESSSSLDNVSTLMSINKNPAVKFSATSNLKASSRHDLAMIFTCKVCETRSVKTVCRESYEKGVVVARCGGCNNLHLIADRLGWFGEPGSIEDYLAAQGEEVKKGSIDTLNLTLEDIAGKKP
- the LOC112712648 gene encoding uncharacterized protein isoform X1, whose translation is MAASKMVLRRFFSSFQSRQHPPNLINLQAASWHSSTSSILNRFGFHKAVSTTTNPTNSVPEDIETNEADGAESSSSLDNVSTLMSINKNPAVKFSATSNLKASSRHDLAMIFTCKVCETRSVKTVCRESYEKGVVVARCGGCNNLHLIADRLGWFGEPGSIEDYLAAQGEEVKKGSIDTLNLTLEDIAGKKP